Proteins encoded by one window of Nicotiana tabacum cultivar K326 chromosome 10, ASM71507v2, whole genome shotgun sequence:
- the LOC107763767 gene encoding glutathione S-transferase L3 isoform X1, whose amino-acid sequence MATPSVQEVLPPSLDSTSQPPSLFDGTTRLYINYMCPYAQRVWIIRNVKGLQDKIKLVPIDLQNRPTWYKEKVYAENKVPSLEHNNKVIGESLDLIKYVDSNFEGPSLLPDDPEKQKFAEELIAYSDTFVKEVYGSLKKDAQILAGAQFDYLEKALAKFDDGPFFLGQFSQVDIAYAPFIERFQIFLQEVFNYDITSARPKLAKWIEEVNKIDGYKQTKVLDPKRLVEYYKNRFMA is encoded by the exons AAGTGTTCAAGAAGTTCTTCCACCATCACTTGATTCTACTTCCCAACCTCCGTCTCTCTTCGACGGAACTACCAG GTTATACATCAATTATATGTGCCCCTATGCTCAGCGTGTGTGGATTATCAGGAATGTCAAG GGCTTGCAAGATAAGATCAAGTTAGTTCCAATTGACCTTCAGAATAGGCCTACTTGGTACAAGGAAAAAGTTTACGCGGAAAATAAG GTACCCTCTTTGGAGCACAACAACAAAGTGATCGGAGAAAGTTTGGATCTGATTAAGTATGTTGATAGTAACTTTGAAGGGCCATCTCTTCTGCCTGAT GATCCGGAAAAGCAGAAGTTTGCTGAAGAATTGATAGCCTATAGTGATACATTCGTCAAGGAAGTATATGGTTCGCTTAAAAAAGATGCACAGATACTGGCTG GAGCACAATTTGATTACCTGGAAAAAGCTCTCGCAAAATTTGACGACGGACCTTTCTTCCTCGGTCAATTCAGTCAG GTTGACATAGCATATGCTCCATTCATCGAAAGGTTCCAAATTTTCCTGCAAGAGGTGTTTAACTATGATATCACATCTGCGAggccgaaactagccaaatggaTTGAG GAAGTCAACAAGATTGATGGTTACAAGCAAACGAAAGTCTTGGATCCCAAGAGACTGGTTGAATACTACAAAAACCGTTTTATG GCCTAG
- the LOC107763767 gene encoding glutathione S-transferase L3 isoform X2 → MATPVQEVLPPSLDSTSQPPSLFDGTTRLYINYMCPYAQRVWIIRNVKGLQDKIKLVPIDLQNRPTWYKEKVYAENKVPSLEHNNKVIGESLDLIKYVDSNFEGPSLLPDDPEKQKFAEELIAYSDTFVKEVYGSLKKDAQILAGAQFDYLEKALAKFDDGPFFLGQFSQVDIAYAPFIERFQIFLQEVFNYDITSARPKLAKWIEEVNKIDGYKQTKVLDPKRLVEYYKNRFMA, encoded by the exons TGTTCAAGAAGTTCTTCCACCATCACTTGATTCTACTTCCCAACCTCCGTCTCTCTTCGACGGAACTACCAG GTTATACATCAATTATATGTGCCCCTATGCTCAGCGTGTGTGGATTATCAGGAATGTCAAG GGCTTGCAAGATAAGATCAAGTTAGTTCCAATTGACCTTCAGAATAGGCCTACTTGGTACAAGGAAAAAGTTTACGCGGAAAATAAG GTACCCTCTTTGGAGCACAACAACAAAGTGATCGGAGAAAGTTTGGATCTGATTAAGTATGTTGATAGTAACTTTGAAGGGCCATCTCTTCTGCCTGAT GATCCGGAAAAGCAGAAGTTTGCTGAAGAATTGATAGCCTATAGTGATACATTCGTCAAGGAAGTATATGGTTCGCTTAAAAAAGATGCACAGATACTGGCTG GAGCACAATTTGATTACCTGGAAAAAGCTCTCGCAAAATTTGACGACGGACCTTTCTTCCTCGGTCAATTCAGTCAG GTTGACATAGCATATGCTCCATTCATCGAAAGGTTCCAAATTTTCCTGCAAGAGGTGTTTAACTATGATATCACATCTGCGAggccgaaactagccaaatggaTTGAG GAAGTCAACAAGATTGATGGTTACAAGCAAACGAAAGTCTTGGATCCCAAGAGACTGGTTGAATACTACAAAAACCGTTTTATG GCCTAG
- the LOC107763768 gene encoding zinc finger BED domain-containing protein RICESLEEPER 2-like, whose translation MANGIGRCLREWGINKIFTVTVDNASSNDVTVKELSKQLTKMGTNLMNGTHLHVRCMTHIMNLVVQDGLKKSSVSIERVRHAVRYVRQSPARLKRFQECFDAEQLNSKKTLCLDVPTRWNSTHLMLRRAVEFESAFSYYASSEIGLRHYLEHSYIDVGIPTGELLSSDWENVKRITKFLEIFYLLTLKISGSRYVTSHIYFLEICAVSVYLKQLIANEDIVLSEMAKNMKEKFDKYWGDPGKMNKIFFISCILDPRYKIESVGFALVKMFGVDTGATIQAEVTKYMTSLFSEYVKSSSKGVVLASSSDCSSLDTSTSGLSGSQASTQNIGLLESLMQDIKKYKSGSGGVDTRTELDKYLGEETKDDTKEFDILLW comes from the coding sequence ATGGCAAATGGTATTGGTAGGTGCTTACGTGAGTGGGGGATAAATAAGATCTTCACTGTCACAGTTGATAATGCAAGCTCAAATGATGTGACAGTAAAAGAATTATCTAAGCAATTAACAAAAATGGGAACTAATTTGATGAATGGTACTCACCTTCACGTGAGATGTATGACTCACATCATGAATCTTGTGGTCCAGGATGGTTTAAAAAAATCTTCAGTTTCTATTGAACGTGTTAGGCATGCAGTGAGATATGTTAGGCAGTCTCCTGCGAGGTTGAAGAGGTTTCAAGAATGTTTTGATGCTGAACAACTCAATTCTAAGAAAACTTTATGTTTAGATgttccaactagatggaattccACCCACTTGATGTTGCGCAGGGCTGTTGAATTTGAAAGTGCATTTTCATATTATGCTTCTAGTGAAATTGGCTTGAGACATTATCTTGAGCATTCTTATATTGATGTTGGAATTCCTACAGGTGAACTTTTGAGTAGTGATTGGGAGAATgtaaaaagaattacaaaattTCTTGAAATCTTCTATCTTCTTACTTTGAAGATATCTGGATCACGTTATGTTACATCGcatatttattttcttgaaatttgCGCAGTTTCTGTCTATTTGAAGCAATTGATAGCAAATGAAGATATAGTTTTAAGTGAAATGGCAAAGAATATGAAAGAAAAGTTTGATAAGTATTGGGGTGATCCAGGGAAAATGAACAAGATATTTTTTATCTCGTGTATTTTGGATCCACGTTACAAGATCGAATCAGTTGGCTTTGCACTTGTAAAGATGTTTGGTGTAGATACGGGGGCAACTATACAAGCAGAAGTGACGAAGTACATGACTTCATTATTCAGTGAGTATGTAAAGTCCAGCTCAAAAGGTGTTGTGCTTGCTTCATCTTCAGATTGTTCTTCATTGGACACTTCGACTTCCGGGCTTTCTGGAAGTCAAGCAAGCACCCAAAATATAGGACTTTTAGAATCCCTCAtgcaagatataaaaaaatataaaagtgggagTGGAGGTGTTGATACTAGAACAGAGTTAGATAAATATTTAGGTGAAGAAACTAAGGATGACACTAAAGAATTTGATATTCTTCTTTGGTGA